From the Blattabacterium cuenoti genome, one window contains:
- a CDS encoding pseudouridine synthase: MKKIRLNHYISLSGISSRRKADKLIKLGLVEVNGKIITKLGTVINNNDLVKLNGEKIQIEEKVYLLINKPKGFVTTTKDQLNRKTVMSLIPNHLKKYKLFPVGRLDRNTTGMLLITNDGTITEKLTHPKYHVQKIYCVLLNKQISSDELEKIRKGEIYLKEGRVKVNFIRVKRNKKKIEIGLCVGWNRIVKRIFKKLNYKVIHLDRINFGGFTKKFIKRGIWMQVSHKKIKEILEKNFLYEKKNNYN; this comes from the coding sequence ATGAAAAAAATAAGATTAAACCACTATATTTCTTTATCTGGAATTTCATCACGTAGAAAAGCAGATAAACTAATTAAATTAGGACTTGTAGAAGTTAATGGGAAAATAATTACCAAATTAGGAACTGTTATTAATAATAATGATCTTGTTAAACTAAATGGAGAAAAAATACAAATAGAAGAAAAAGTTTATTTATTAATTAACAAACCTAAAGGATTTGTTACTACTACAAAAGATCAATTAAATAGAAAAACAGTAATGAGTTTAATTCCAAATCATTTAAAAAAATATAAATTATTCCCTGTTGGTAGGTTAGATAGGAATACAACGGGGATGTTACTTATTACAAATGATGGAACAATAACTGAAAAATTAACTCATCCAAAATATCATGTACAAAAAATTTACTGTGTATTATTAAATAAACAAATTAGTTCGGATGAATTGGAAAAAATTAGAAAAGGAGAAATATATCTTAAAGAAGGAAGAGTAAAAGTAAATTTCATACGTGTAAAAAGAAATAAAAAAAAAATAGAAATAGGATTATGTGTAGGATGGAATAGAATAGTAAAAAGAATATTCAAAAAATTAAATTACAAAGTAATACACCTAGACAGAATAAACTTTGGAGGATTTACTAAAAAATTTATTAAAAGAGGAATCTGGATGCAGGTTAGTCATAAAAAAATTAAAGAAATTTTAGAAAAAAATTTTTTATATGAAAAAAAAAATAACTATAATTAA
- a CDS encoding type II 3-dehydroquinate dehydratase translates to MKKKITIINGPNLNLLGIREIDLYGSENFFDFLEKIKKKKYFSNIEIDYYQNNCEGKIINKLHNIGFKKSNGIILNAGAYTHTSIGISDAIKTIITPVIEIHISNIYARENFRKKSFISHVCKGTIFGFGLKSYELGILSFCL, encoded by the coding sequence ATGAAAAAAAAAATAACTATAATTAATGGTCCTAATCTAAATCTTCTCGGAATTAGAGAAATAGATTTATATGGATCAGAAAACTTCTTTGACTTTCTAGAAAAAATAAAAAAAAAAAAATATTTTTCAAACATAGAAATTGATTACTATCAAAATAATTGTGAAGGAAAGATTATAAATAAATTACATAATATAGGGTTCAAAAAATCAAACGGAATTATTTTAAATGCTGGAGCATATACTCATACTTCTATAGGAATTTCAGATGCTATTAAAACTATTATAACTCCTGTAATAGAAATACATATATCCAACATTTATGCAAGAGAAAATTTTAGAAAAAAATCATTTATATCACACGTTTGTAAAGGGACAATTTTTGGATTTGGTTTAAAATCCTATGAACTAGGAATACTTAGTTTTTGTTTATAA
- a CDS encoding alpha/beta fold hydrolase — MLNQKKFSYITKGYGHPLILLHGLMGGLSNFKYILDFFPKKGYKVIFPSLPLYKMPLLLTNISNLSKYIMEFLVRIKVRKVTLIGNSLGGHVALIVAKKRLDLVHSVVLTGSSGLFEKSIGYNFPKRENYEYIKKKSQEVFYDPKIATKELVDEVFNIVNDKKKVIRTLYLAKSSIKYNMSRDLSMITQPICLIWGKQDHVTPPEVARLFHRLLPKSELYWIDKCGHVPMMEHPEIFIKILEDWLSKLNLNNENYFCKI; from the coding sequence ATGCTTAATCAAAAAAAATTTTCTTATATAACAAAAGGATATGGTCATCCTTTAATATTGCTTCATGGATTAATGGGGGGATTAAGTAATTTTAAATATATTTTAGACTTTTTTCCAAAAAAAGGTTACAAAGTAATTTTTCCATCTTTACCTCTTTATAAAATGCCTTTATTATTAACAAATATTTCTAATTTATCTAAATATATAATGGAATTCTTAGTAAGAATAAAAGTTAGAAAAGTTACTCTAATTGGAAATTCTTTAGGAGGACATGTTGCTTTAATTGTAGCAAAAAAAAGATTAGATTTAGTACATTCAGTTGTATTAACAGGTAGTTCTGGTTTATTTGAAAAATCTATTGGATACAATTTTCCTAAGAGAGAAAATTATGAATATATTAAAAAAAAATCTCAAGAAGTATTTTATGATCCAAAAATAGCTACAAAAGAATTAGTAGATGAAGTTTTTAATATTGTTAATGATAAAAAAAAAGTAATAAGAACTTTATATCTTGCTAAAAGTTCTATTAAATATAATATGTCTAGAGATTTATCTATGATTACTCAACCTATTTGTTTAATTTGGGGTAAACAGGATCATGTTACTCCACCAGAAGTAGCAAGATTATTTCACAGATTATTACCAAAATCAGAACTCTATTGGATAGATAAGTGCGGGCATGTTCCTATGATGGAACATCCAGAAATATTCATTAAAATATTGGAGGATTGGCTATCTAAATTAAACTTAAATAATGAAAATTACTTCTGTAAAATTTAA
- a CDS encoding isoprenyl transferase yields the protein MKKLLEKIDNKNIPHHVAIIMDGSGRWAKKRGRLRSFGYKSSLKSVRESLNACKELGIPYITLYVFSSENWMRPKKEIDKLMNLFHSNLKSSLEEIHENNLKIITIGEIKKFSKTIQDDLNFFVNKTKNNTSGTLILALSYGSREEILRATKKIVKKVCNNESSLRDLNSSFFKDHLYTKDLPDVDLIIRTSGEKRISNFLLWQSAYAELYFTKILWPDFRKKDFFKAIINYQKRDRRFGNVK from the coding sequence ATGAAAAAACTATTAGAAAAAATAGATAATAAAAACATTCCACATCATGTAGCTATTATTATGGACGGAAGTGGTAGGTGGGCTAAAAAAAGAGGAAGATTAAGGTCATTTGGATATAAAAGTTCTCTGAAATCTGTTAGAGAATCTTTGAACGCTTGTAAAGAATTAGGAATTCCTTATATTACTTTATATGTATTTTCTTCTGAAAATTGGATGAGACCTAAAAAAGAAATAGATAAATTAATGAATTTGTTTCATAGTAATTTAAAAAGTAGCTTAGAAGAAATACATGAAAATAATTTAAAAATTATCACTATAGGAGAAATAAAAAAATTTTCTAAAACAATACAAGATGATCTTAATTTTTTTGTAAATAAAACAAAAAATAATACATCTGGAACACTTATATTAGCATTAAGTTATGGTTCTAGAGAAGAAATTTTAAGAGCTACAAAAAAAATTGTAAAAAAAGTATGCAATAATGAGTCATCACTAAGAGATTTAAATTCTTCTTTTTTTAAAGATCATTTATATACAAAAGATTTACCAGATGTAGATTTAATTATAAGAACTAGTGGAGAAAAAAGAATTAGTAATTTTCTTCTTTGGCAATCTGCTTATGCAGAATTATATTTTACTAAGATTTTATGGCCTGATTTTCGTAAAAAAGATTTTTTCAAAGCTATTATAAATTATCAGAAAAGAGATAGACGTTTTGGTAATGTAAAATAA
- a CDS encoding mevalonate kinase family protein translates to MLIFISKKIKKIFSILLFKFTYDMKTTIYYPAKILLFGEYGIIKDYPALSIPYKVYKGNLKLNLHFNNEPLFLNSNKEIRKYYNFICLEKEKKNKLYFAKCNLEKFFQDIKNGIFFKSNIPIKYGIGSSGALVAAIYDNYFKKHKTHNLVILKKIFSYMESFFHGISSGMDPLICYLNKPLLFSYKEISIMKIPKNNKKGKGAIFLLNSGFPCNTICMINIFIKKFKRLQFQRILKYEFSKYNEKCIEHLLTSDFENLLKNVKKLSIWILHHLQSMIPKNLLKIWKEGIYNNIHYFKLCGSGGGGYMLGFSPNYKLSKKILIQYKYKVKEVLRF, encoded by the coding sequence ATGTTAATTTTTATTAGTAAAAAAATAAAAAAAATTTTTTCTATTCTTTTATTTAAATTTACATATGATATGAAAACAACAATATATTATCCTGCAAAAATATTATTATTTGGAGAATATGGTATAATAAAAGATTATCCAGCATTATCAATACCATACAAAGTATACAAAGGAAATTTAAAATTAAATTTACATTTTAATAACGAACCTTTATTTTTAAATTCAAATAAAGAAATAAGAAAATATTATAACTTTATATGTTTAGAAAAAGAAAAAAAAAATAAATTGTATTTTGCAAAATGCAATCTAGAAAAATTTTTTCAAGATATAAAAAATGGAATATTTTTTAAATCAAACATTCCTATAAAATACGGAATTGGAAGTTCTGGAGCTTTAGTTGCAGCAATATATGATAATTATTTTAAAAAACATAAAACCCATAACTTAGTAATTTTAAAAAAAATTTTTAGTTATATGGAATCTTTCTTTCATGGAATAAGTTCTGGAATGGATCCTTTAATTTGCTATTTGAATAAACCTTTACTTTTTTCATATAAAGAAATATCAATAATGAAAATTCCTAAAAATAACAAAAAAGGAAAAGGAGCAATTTTTTTACTAAACTCTGGATTTCCATGTAATACTATATGTATGATAAATATTTTTATAAAAAAATTTAAACGTTTACAATTCCAAAGAATATTAAAATATGAATTTTCAAAATATAATGAAAAATGTATTGAACATTTATTAACATCAGATTTTGAAAATTTATTAAAAAATGTTAAAAAACTTTCTATTTGGATACTACATCATTTACAATCCATGATTCCGAAAAATCTTTTGAAAATATGGAAAGAAGGAATATATAATAATATTCATTATTTTAAATTATGTGGATCTGGTGGAGGAGGATATATGTTAGGATTTTCTCCTAATTATAAATTATCAAAAAAAATATTAATTCAATATAAATATAAAGTAAAAGAAGTTTTACGATTTTAA
- a CDS encoding ribonuclease III family protein, with protein sequence MLKKKSKDPTLVKKLKKILGFSPKNIDSLKETFIYNFSAKKRNLNKSYSVNFQRLEFLGDSVLNTIISHFLCEKLPEKEEGELTQIRSKIVCRKNLNKLSKKLTITDIFFDKTVIYENNVLGNTLEALIGFIYLEVGYQGCKEFVHKKIIHDHVNIVKLQNEIFSYKVWIIEWCQKRKFLINFNTFREEKEKNRIIYLSEFKITEYDLITKGRGPSKKKSEEMAAKKAYFIIINKKNIKNL encoded by the coding sequence ATGTTAAAAAAAAAAAGTAAAGATCCTACTTTAGTTAAAAAATTAAAGAAAATATTAGGTTTTTCTCCAAAAAATATAGATTCTTTAAAAGAAACATTTATATATAATTTTTCTGCAAAAAAAAGAAATTTAAATAAAAGTTATTCTGTAAACTTCCAAAGATTAGAATTTCTAGGAGATTCTGTCTTAAACACTATAATCTCACATTTTTTGTGTGAAAAGTTACCGGAAAAAGAAGAAGGTGAATTGACACAAATACGGTCAAAAATAGTGTGTAGAAAAAATTTAAATAAACTTTCTAAAAAATTAACTATTACAGATATATTTTTCGATAAAACTGTTATATACGAGAATAATGTATTGGGGAATACATTAGAAGCTTTAATAGGATTTATATATTTAGAAGTTGGATATCAAGGATGTAAAGAATTTGTTCATAAAAAAATTATACATGATCATGTAAATATAGTAAAATTGCAAAATGAAATTTTTAGTTATAAAGTCTGGATAATAGAATGGTGTCAAAAAAGAAAATTTTTGATAAATTTTAACACTTTTAGAGAAGAAAAAGAAAAAAATAGAATTATTTATTTGTCTGAATTTAAGATAACAGAATATGACCTTATTACTAAGGGGAGAGGTCCATCAAAAAAAAAATCAGAAGAAATGGCAGCAAAAAAAGCGTATTTTATTATTATTAATAAAAAAAATATAAAAAATCTTTAA
- a CDS encoding BamA/OMP85 family outer membrane protein, producing MKNKIFSKFLLCFFVVIIFHKWNMLSKATEITETKDYNKEHYVQKTDDDFSNKNFIVKNIRLIGKTKYDIDFISKISGIYIGDTINQSNIDMAIINLWNKKLFNNISIYKENKYNNEKEIDLFFCLYDLIEIDEVKIDEYENDNDGKMKENNYLLFGKKMIYPGYKISYNDIQDIKNEIIDDYEKKGYNEAFIKSNNIIKNINNRNILHFVINKGKKIEIEEIVFEGNKIFSDNELLDFMNEVKESFFIPMVKKPIYVFIEDNIKKDIKNIKKNYQSLGFRYVDVFLNSIWKKPSGNYGIKIKIDEGKKYYLGKVNIYGNNILDDSFLKNVLYYKEGDVYDREQIMKNIFNTSLSSSSSIVYSYLRLGNLFSKVFSMEKKKLDCNKIDLDIIIEEDKPIYLKEIKITGNKITKDYVIRRKLKTFTGDIFSPEKIKESISNLEELDLFDDISFKFIHDNNNTDNNTVNIIWNVKEKSVNEFQFQFGLGGERENIREFIGKLRFNFNNFSIKNLMDWKYWNPIPQGDGQKLSIYSQLGKYSRSYGISFSEPCINEKNPVSLTVNTGYSTKDLIMDHYSLYSNKPLNIFFGEKYIFQKKFGSILLYKWLNHLYPYTSMSISVNGEKYIYKTFNHNNYKYDFNNLSTTFLVQKDTTKPNDIFPLEGQNFIFDSEFSFPYSMIYNSKKKDKYNNNSSNIYKETTEDKRWLEYFKFKVQYDWYKEIVKDLVLKLEGKMGCILPYKLREEELLLPFQRFYMGGTEAKDSDNHISLRGYSFPKSKTKYITPYSGGNFYKKFILETRYLIKNLSDMKIWTNFFIEGGSLDKLSSSNTNKVFKWFALNKSIGFGIRIFWKPIGILGVDIGYPIDIKNDSNPYYSKWKTNFFISRS from the coding sequence ATGAAAAATAAAATATTTTCAAAATTTTTATTATGTTTTTTTGTTGTAATAATTTTTCATAAATGGAATATGTTATCTAAAGCAACAGAGATTACAGAGACTAAAGATTATAATAAGGAACATTATGTACAAAAAACAGATGATGATTTTTCTAATAAAAATTTCATTGTGAAAAATATACGTTTAATTGGAAAAACTAAATACGATATAGATTTTATATCTAAAATATCTGGAATATATATTGGAGACACTATAAACCAAAGTAATATAGATATGGCTATTATTAATTTGTGGAATAAAAAACTATTTAACAATATATCAATATATAAGGAAAATAAGTATAATAACGAAAAAGAAATTGATTTATTTTTTTGTTTATATGATTTAATAGAGATAGATGAAGTAAAAATAGATGAATATGAAAATGATAATGATGGAAAAATGAAAGAAAATAATTATTTACTTTTTGGAAAAAAAATGATTTATCCTGGATATAAAATATCTTATAATGATATACAAGATATAAAAAATGAAATAATAGATGATTACGAAAAGAAAGGTTACAATGAAGCATTTATAAAATCAAATAACATTATCAAAAATATAAATAATAGAAATATATTACATTTTGTCATTAATAAAGGAAAAAAAATAGAGATAGAAGAAATAGTATTTGAAGGAAATAAAATATTTAGTGATAATGAATTACTAGATTTTATGAATGAAGTAAAAGAGAGTTTTTTCATACCTATGGTAAAAAAACCAATTTATGTTTTCATTGAGGATAATATAAAAAAAGATATAAAAAATATAAAGAAAAATTACCAATCTTTGGGTTTTAGATATGTTGACGTATTTTTAAATTCTATTTGGAAAAAACCGTCTGGAAATTATGGAATAAAAATAAAGATTGATGAAGGAAAAAAATATTATCTTGGAAAAGTAAATATTTATGGAAATAATATTCTAGATGATAGTTTTTTAAAAAATGTTCTTTATTATAAAGAGGGAGATGTTTATGATAGAGAACAAATAATGAAAAATATATTTAATACTTCTTTATCATCTTCTTCTAGTATCGTTTATTCTTATTTAAGATTAGGTAACTTATTTTCTAAAGTTTTTTCTATGGAAAAAAAGAAACTAGATTGTAATAAAATTGATTTAGATATTATAATAGAGGAAGATAAACCTATTTATTTAAAAGAAATAAAAATAACAGGAAATAAGATTACAAAAGATTATGTTATTAGAAGGAAATTAAAGACTTTTACCGGAGATATTTTTTCTCCTGAAAAAATAAAGGAAAGTATTAGTAATTTAGAAGAATTAGATTTATTTGATGATATATCTTTCAAATTTATACATGATAATAATAACACTGATAACAACACTGTAAATATAATATGGAATGTAAAAGAAAAAAGTGTAAATGAATTTCAATTTCAGTTTGGATTAGGAGGAGAAAGAGAAAACATTAGAGAATTCATTGGAAAATTAAGATTCAATTTTAATAATTTTTCTATTAAAAATCTTATGGATTGGAAATATTGGAATCCTATTCCTCAAGGAGATGGACAAAAATTGAGTATATATAGTCAATTAGGAAAATATTCTAGATCATATGGAATTTCTTTTTCAGAACCTTGCATTAATGAAAAAAATCCAGTATCACTCACTGTAAATACTGGATATTCAACTAAAGATTTGATAATGGATCATTATTCATTATATTCAAATAAACCTTTAAATATTTTTTTTGGAGAAAAATACATTTTTCAAAAAAAATTTGGGTCAATTCTTTTATATAAATGGCTAAACCATTTATATCCTTATACTAGTATGTCAATATCTGTTAATGGAGAAAAATATATATATAAGACTTTTAATCATAATAATTATAAATATGATTTTAATAATTTAAGTACTACTTTTTTAGTACAAAAAGATACTACTAAACCTAATGACATTTTTCCATTAGAAGGGCAAAATTTTATTTTTGATAGTGAGTTTTCTTTTCCGTATTCTATGATTTATAATAGTAAAAAAAAGGATAAATATAATAATAACAGTAGCAATATTTATAAAGAAACTACTGAAGATAAACGGTGGTTGGAATATTTTAAATTTAAAGTTCAATATGACTGGTATAAAGAAATTGTTAAAGATTTAGTATTAAAATTAGAAGGAAAAATGGGATGTATATTACCATATAAATTAAGAGAAGAAGAACTTTTATTACCATTTCAAAGATTCTATATGGGTGGAACAGAAGCAAAAGATTCTGACAATCATATTTCTCTTCGTGGATATTCTTTTCCAAAATCAAAAACTAAATATATAACACCATATTCTGGAGGAAATTTTTATAAGAAATTTATTTTAGAAACAAGATATTTAATAAAAAATTTATCTGATATGAAAATATGGACAAATTTTTTTATTGAAGGAGGTAGTTTAGATAAGTTATCTTCATCTAATACTAATAAAGTATTCAAATGGTTTGCTCTGAATAAATCTATTGGATTTGGAATTCGTATTTTTTGGAAACCTATAGGAATTTTAGGTGTAGATATTGGTTATCCTATTGATATTAAGAATGATTCAAATCCTTATTATTCAAAATGGAAAACAAATTTCTTCATAAGCAGATCATAA
- a CDS encoding hemolysin family protein: protein MENYLLILKLNNVTIYICIVIFSMIVSSFFSGMEMAFISSSLFQIEIDKKKDSLRSKILAISIKNPKKFLTAMLIGNTISLVIYSIYMEKLFFHFFPKELSNNSLFVFFLETFFSTVIILIIGEFIPKVIFSVYSNELLNLFIIPAYVICIIISPITNSIFYISNIFLKILGEKEKYNKKIFDKNDLIYFLSEKIKNNVNETGIIESQIEIFHKALDFYGKKAKVCMVPRKEIISYDINLFSIDKIKNIFTNSGLSKIVIYKNSIDNIIGYIHYLEIILKKKDDLNSLIRPIELVYTNTPVRKIMDILIKKKISMAIVIDEYGGTAGLITIEDILEEFLGDIKDEHDEILFLDKKISFNEFLFSARLKIDFINNKYNLEIPKSENYETLGGLIVYYLGKIPKYRDRITINNNLLIEIRKVSKNKIEEVCLKKKFYK from the coding sequence GTGGAAAATTACCTATTAATATTAAAATTAAATAATGTTACTATTTATATTTGTATAGTTATTTTTTCAATGATTGTTTCTTCTTTTTTTTCTGGAATGGAAATGGCATTTATATCTTCTAGTTTATTTCAAATAGAAATAGATAAAAAAAAGGATTCTCTTCGTTCAAAAATACTTGCTATAAGTATAAAAAATCCTAAAAAATTTTTAACTGCAATGTTAATTGGAAATACTATATCTTTAGTTATATATAGCATATATATGGAAAAATTATTTTTTCATTTTTTTCCAAAAGAATTATCTAATAATTCTTTATTTGTTTTTTTCTTAGAAACATTTTTTTCAACCGTTATTATTTTAATAATTGGAGAATTTATTCCAAAAGTTATATTTAGTGTGTATTCTAATGAATTATTGAATTTATTTATTATCCCAGCTTATGTTATATGTATAATTATTTCTCCCATAACTAATTCTATTTTTTATATTTCCAATATATTTTTAAAAATATTAGGAGAAAAAGAAAAGTACAATAAAAAAATTTTTGATAAAAATGACTTGATTTACTTTTTATCAGAAAAAATAAAAAATAATGTTAATGAAACAGGAATTATAGAATCTCAAATTGAAATTTTTCATAAAGCTTTAGATTTTTACGGAAAAAAAGCAAAAGTATGTATGGTCCCTAGAAAAGAAATTATATCTTACGATATTAATCTTTTTTCTATTGATAAAATTAAAAATATTTTTACAAATAGTGGATTATCTAAAATTGTAATTTATAAAAATAGTATAGATAATATTATAGGATATATTCATTATTTAGAAATAATATTGAAAAAAAAAGATGATTTAAATTCTTTAATTAGACCCATAGAACTGGTTTATACTAATACTCCTGTAAGAAAAATAATGGATATTTTAATTAAAAAAAAAATAAGTATGGCAATTGTTATAGATGAATATGGTGGGACTGCAGGATTGATTACTATAGAGGATATTTTAGAAGAATTTCTTGGAGATATAAAGGATGAACATGATGAAATTTTATTTTTAGATAAAAAAATAAGTTTTAATGAATTTTTATTTTCTGCACGTTTAAAAATAGATTTTATTAACAATAAATACAACTTAGAAATTCCTAAATCTGAAAATTATGAAACTTTAGGAGGGTTAATAGTATATTATCTGGGAAAGATTCCTAAATATAGAGATAGAATTACAATTAATAATAATTTACTTATTGAAATAAGAAAAGTTTCTAAAAATAAAATAGAAGAAGTTTGTCTTAAAAAAAAATTTTATAAATGA
- a CDS encoding NAD kinase has translation MKIAIYGQKFIKKNIEYLTQFIEYALNRSVEIYIEESFSEILYFFDEFKQLKFPIFSNYKDLTKDFCLMFTFGGDGTILSAITLVRDTNIPIVGVNTGNLGFLATFNKDVFIKKIDKIFEKKFYVMPRSLLCLETSITKKKKDNLFNYALNEIVILRKETVSMITIDVYIDNEFLTSYWADGLIISTPTGSTGYSLSCGGPIISPENKNFVITPIAPHNLFSRPIVISDNKEIRLKIHSRVKFYSLSMDTRLTSLKEENELYIKKAPFYIYILQEKKNTYFKTLREKLLWGMDKRN, from the coding sequence ATGAAAATTGCTATATATGGACAAAAATTTATAAAAAAGAATATTGAATATTTAACACAGTTTATAGAATATGCATTAAACCGTTCTGTAGAGATTTATATAGAAGAATCATTTTCTGAAATATTATATTTTTTTGATGAATTTAAACAATTAAAATTTCCTATTTTTTCTAACTATAAAGATCTAACTAAAGATTTTTGTTTGATGTTTACTTTTGGTGGAGATGGGACAATATTGTCTGCTATTACTTTAGTAAGAGATACTAATATTCCTATAGTAGGAGTAAATACAGGTAATTTAGGATTTTTAGCAACTTTTAATAAGGATGTTTTTATAAAAAAAATAGATAAAATTTTTGAAAAAAAATTTTATGTAATGCCTAGAAGTTTGCTTTGTTTAGAAACTTCTATAACAAAAAAAAAAAAAGACAATTTATTTAATTATGCTTTAAATGAGATAGTTATTCTTAGAAAAGAAACAGTATCTATGATAACTATCGATGTTTATATTGATAACGAATTTTTAACTTCTTATTGGGCCGATGGATTAATTATTTCTACTCCAACTGGATCTACTGGATATTCTTTAAGTTGTGGCGGGCCAATTATTAGTCCTGAAAATAAAAATTTTGTTATTACACCTATAGCTCCACATAATCTTTTTTCCCGTCCAATAGTCATATCAGACAACAAAGAAATACGATTAAAAATACATAGTAGAGTAAAATTTTATTCTTTATCTATGGATACTAGATTAACTTCTTTAAAAGAAGAAAATGAATTATATATAAAAAAAGCTCCATTTTATATATATATTTTACAAGAAAAAAAAAATACATATTTTAAAACATTGAGAGAAAAATTACTGTGGGGAATGGATAAGAGAAATTAA
- the yihA gene encoding ribosome biogenesis GTP-binding protein YihA/YsxC, whose protein sequence is MKITSVKFKESVISIYRLLTMKNKVEEYAFVGRSNVGKSSLINYLTNQKRIAKVSSLPGKTKYINFFLINNKWYFIDLPGYGYSYRKKGIKKNQKLMINYILYRKKITCLFLLIDCNVSIQKIDFFFIKIIMNKNVKFCVVFTKVDKLRSKKKVEESIFFCLNKLKNKKIKIHKYFVISAKNKFGKKNIIKYIEELNKINYKQKLSIPSS, encoded by the coding sequence ATGAAAATTACTTCTGTAAAATTTAAAGAAAGTGTTATTAGTATTTATAGGCTATTGACCATGAAAAATAAAGTTGAAGAATATGCTTTTGTAGGTAGATCAAATGTAGGAAAATCTAGTTTAATAAATTATTTAACTAATCAAAAGAGAATAGCAAAAGTTTCTTCACTACCTGGAAAAACAAAATATATAAATTTCTTTTTAATAAATAATAAATGGTATTTTATTGATCTTCCTGGTTATGGTTATTCATATAGAAAAAAAGGTATAAAAAAAAATCAAAAACTAATGATAAATTATATCCTTTATAGAAAAAAAATTACTTGTTTATTTTTATTAATAGATTGTAATGTATCAATACAGAAAATTGATTTTTTTTTCATAAAAATTATTATGAATAAAAATGTAAAATTTTGTGTTGTTTTTACTAAAGTTGACAAATTAAGATCAAAAAAAAAGGTAGAAGAAAGTATTTTTTTTTGTTTAAACAAATTAAAAAATAAAAAAATAAAAATACATAAGTATTTTGTAATATCTGCAAAGAATAAATTTGGAAAAAAAAATATAATTAAATATATAGAAGAATTGAATAAAATTAATTATAAACAAAAACTAAGTATTCCTAGTTCATAG